In Candidatus Thermoplasmatota archaeon, the genomic stretch ACGCGGAGGTCGTGCAGGTCCTTTTCGACCCGCAGGCGATCGGCTTCCGCGACGTCCTGGAGATCTTCTTCTCGATCCACGATCCGACGACCGTCGACCGGCAGGGCGGCGACGTTGGCCCGCAGTACCGCTCGATCGTCCTCTACGGCTCGTCCCGCCAACGCGACATCGCGCACGAGGTGATCGCCGACCTCGAGAAGCAGGCGATCTACGGCGCGCCCGTCGTCACCGAGGTGAAGCCGCTCGCGACGTTCTACCCGGCCGAGGATTACCACCAGCGCTACTTCGAGGGCAACCCGAACCAGCCCTACTGC encodes the following:
- the msrA gene encoding peptide-methionine (S)-S-oxide reductase MsrA; translation: AEVVQVLFDPQAIGFRDVLEIFFSIHDPTTVDRQGGDVGPQYRSIVLYGSSRQRDIAHEVIADLEKQAIYGAPVVTEVKPLATFYPAEDYHQRYFEGNPNQPYCRAVVAPKVAKFRKRWKHRLKGSRAA